The sequence GGCTTGCGTTTTTCGAGGAAAGCCCGCGGACCTTCGCGAGCATCCTTGCTCGACATGACTTCCATGCCGAGTTCCATCTCGCGCTTGTAGGCCTCGGCCTCGGGCAGGAACTCGGTCTCGATGATCGAGCGTTTGATGTTCTTGACCGCCAGCGGGCCGTTCTCGCAGATCTTGGCAGCGATCTCGCGCGCCTTGGCCAGAGCCTGGCCGTCGGGCACGACGTGGCCGATCAGGCCGATCTCGAGTGCCTTGGCTGCCGTTAGAGGCTCGCCGACCAGTAGCAATTCGGCCGCATGGGTGAAGCTGATCTGGCGGCGCAGGCGGACTGTGGATCCGGCCATCGGGAACAGGCCGCGTTTGACCTCCGAGATGGCGATTTTGGCACTTTCGCCGGCGATCCGGATATCGATGCCCTGCAGGATCTCGGTGCCCCCGGCGTAGCAGGCACCCTCGATGGCCGCGATCAGCGGCTTGGTGGGATAGCGGTCTTTCAGAAAGCCGCTCATCATGATCGCCGGGTTGTCGCGACAACGTTGCTCGAATTCATTTTCGGCAGGCTCGCCGCTCATCATGCGTCCGACGAGTTGGTCCAGATCGGCGCCGGCCGAGAAGTTTCCGCCCGCACCGGTCAGGATGGCGCAACGAATATCATCGTCGGCATCGATCTCGTCGTAAGCATCACAGAGCTTGCAGAGAATTTCGGGGTTGAACGGATTCTTTTTCTCGGGCCGGTTGAGGGTGAGAATCAGAAGGTGTCCGTCGCGTTCTTTGAGCAATGCAGAGTCAGCCATAGGCTGTGAACTTAACGCTTAATTCCCGGGCATGGCAAGATGCGGCGTAGGGTCAGGGGTTTTCGCAGCTCGAAAGTTTTCGGGATCTGGAGGAGAACCCGCTCGACTGTCGGTTCAAGGGGCGCATGAGGGGCCCGTGGCTTTCTCGATCCGGTACGCGTAAGATCGAGACTCGGGGTCTGGCCGTGGAGGCACTACCCCTGGCGCGGGAGGCGCAGCGCGGATGAGCGAGAACGAAAAGACGGTCGGCAATTTTATCCGGACGATCGTCGAGGAGGATCTGGCCTCGGGCAAGCATGCTCGGGTGGTGACCCGTTTTCCGCCCGAGCCCAACGGCTACCTCCATATCGGTCATGCCAAGGCGATCGTGATCAATTTCGGCATGGCCGAAGACCATCCGCCGGGTGTCTGCCATCTTCGGTTTGATGACACCAACCCCGAAAAGGAAGGCACCGAATTCGTAGAGGCCATCCAGCGCGATGTGCAATGGCTGGGCTACGATTGGGGCGAAAACCTCTATTTCGCCTCCGACTATTTCGAGCGCTTCTATGCGGCGGCCTGCGAGTTGATCGAAAAAGGTCTGGCCTACGTGGACCACCAGACAGCCGAGGAGATCCGGGCCAATCGCGGGACGATGACCGAACCTGGCGTGAACTCTCCCTATCGCGACCGCACGCCGGAGGAGAACCTCGACCTCTTTGCCCGCATGCGGGCCGGTGAATTCGAGGAAGGCACCTGCATCCTGCGCGCCAAGATCGATATGGCGTCGGGGAATTTCAATCTGCGTGACCCCTCGCTCTACCGCATCCGCAAGGCAAGCCACCATCGCACCGGGGACGATTGGTGCATCTATCCGATGTATGATTTCGCCCATCCCCTCGAGGATGCGTTCGAGGAGATCACCCATTCCCTGTGCTCTCTGGAATTCCAGGACCACCGGCCGCTTTATGATTGGGTGGTGGCCAACGTGAGCACACCGGCGATCCCGCGGCAGATCGAATTTGCCCGGCTGAATCTGGCCTACACCGTGATGAGCAAGCGCAAATTGCGCGTCCTGGTCGAAGACGGCGTGGTCGACGGTTGGGATGACCCGCGCATGCCGACGTTGTCCGGCATGCGACGGCGTGGCTATCCGGCCGCGGCCGTGCGCGACTTCTGCGAGCGGATCGGGGTTGCCAAGGCCGTCAGCACGGTGGATATGGGCATGCTCGAGGCGTGCGTGCGCGAGAATCTGAACCGGCAAGCCGAACGCCGGCTTGCGGTGCTGCGCCCGATTGAGTTGGTGGTCGAGAATTGGCCCGAAGGCCAGGTGGAATATCTAGAGGCGGTCAATAACCCCGAGAATCCGTCGGCCGGGACCCGACAGATTCCGTTCTCGGGACGTTTGTGGATCGAACAGGATGATTTTCGGGCCGAGGCGCCGCGGAAATACTTCCGCCTGACGCCGGGACGCGAGGTGCGGTTGCGGTGGGCGTATTTCGTGACCTGTACGGGCTTTGATACCGACCCGGATACGGGCGCGGTGGTGCGTGTCCGGTGCACTTACGACCCGGCCACCCGTGGTGGGGACGCGCCGGACGGCCGCAAGGTTAAAGGGACGATCCACTGGGTGTCGGCCGATCATGCGGTGGCCGCACCGGTCTCTCTTTTTGATCGACTCTTTGCGGATGAGGCCCCCGAGCAAGGTGAGTGGCGTGAGAACCTCAACGCGAATTCGCTGGAGGTGCTGCCCGACTGCCAACTTGAAGCCTCGGTGGCCGAAATCCCCGAGGGGCAAACTGTCCAGTTCGAGCGCAACGGGTATTTTGTGAAGGCCTCCGGTATCGGCTGGCTGCGCACCGTTGGCTTGCGCGATAGCTGGGCCAAGGTTGCCGGGCGCAAATAAGGGCTCGCGATCGCGGCGCAGGACCACCTCGCCTCCTGCATTGGTGATCGCGTTGTGCGGACTATTCCTGGTTGGCCGGAGCTTCCTCGTCCGCGTGGCGCCATAGCCGCGAGGGCAACTCGCTCGTAGCCTGTTTTACGTCGGTCATCGCCAGATACAGGCTGGGGACCAGCAGCAGGGTGACGGGTGTGGCGAAAAGCACTCCGAACGCCAGCGAAATGGCCATCGGTATCAGGAATTGCGCCTGGACACTGGTTTCGGCCAGGAGCGGTGACAATCCGGCAAAGGTCGTGAGCGAAGTCAGCAGAATCGGGCGGAAACGTTTTCGCCCCGCCTCGCGGACTGCCACCGAGAGCGGCGTTCCCTGCAGGCGCTCCCGGTTGATGTAGTCCACCAGAACCAGACTGTCGTTGACCACAACGCCCGCGACCGCGACCAGGCCGATCACCGAGAACATGCTCATGGTGACGTTCATCATCACATGAC is a genomic window of Candidatus Binatia bacterium containing:
- a CDS encoding crotonase/enoyl-CoA hydratase family protein, producing MADSALLKERDGHLLILTLNRPEKKNPFNPEILCKLCDAYDEIDADDDIRCAILTGAGGNFSAGADLDQLVGRMMSGEPAENEFEQRCRDNPAIMMSGFLKDRYPTKPLIAAIEGACYAGGTEILQGIDIRIAGESAKIAISEVKRGLFPMAGSTVRLRRQISFTHAAELLLVGEPLTAAKALEIGLIGHVVPDGQALAKAREIAAKICENGPLAVKNIKRSIIETEFLPEAEAYKREMELGMEVMSSKDAREGPRAFLEKRKP
- a CDS encoding glutamine--tRNA ligase/YqeY domain fusion protein translates to MSENEKTVGNFIRTIVEEDLASGKHARVVTRFPPEPNGYLHIGHAKAIVINFGMAEDHPPGVCHLRFDDTNPEKEGTEFVEAIQRDVQWLGYDWGENLYFASDYFERFYAAACELIEKGLAYVDHQTAEEIRANRGTMTEPGVNSPYRDRTPEENLDLFARMRAGEFEEGTCILRAKIDMASGNFNLRDPSLYRIRKASHHRTGDDWCIYPMYDFAHPLEDAFEEITHSLCSLEFQDHRPLYDWVVANVSTPAIPRQIEFARLNLAYTVMSKRKLRVLVEDGVVDGWDDPRMPTLSGMRRRGYPAAAVRDFCERIGVAKAVSTVDMGMLEACVRENLNRQAERRLAVLRPIELVVENWPEGQVEYLEAVNNPENPSAGTRQIPFSGRLWIEQDDFRAEAPRKYFRLTPGREVRLRWAYFVTCTGFDTDPDTGAVVRVRCTYDPATRGGDAPDGRKVKGTIHWVSADHAVAAPVSLFDRLFADEAPEQGEWRENLNANSLEVLPDCQLEASVAEIPEGQTVQFERNGYFVKASGIGWLRTVGLRDSWAKVAGRK